In Papaver somniferum cultivar HN1 chromosome 1, ASM357369v1, whole genome shotgun sequence, a genomic segment contains:
- the LOC113282079 gene encoding uncharacterized protein LOC113282079, which translates to MGEDAAEPPTIEKLIEVQIGDEEYKTTFVGADLTAHERDGMITLLRANTNVFAWSFAEIPGIDPNIACHRLNIDEKFHPVRQKIRNTVQSKKYGVNAEVEKLLEAGFIRPVQYPRSLSNVVHVPKKNGKIRDQENTAFVIYRGVYYYTVMPFGLKNAGATYQHLVDNMFKDLIGKTMGVYINDMVVKSDQKDSYFLDLQKTFDILWQYRMKLNSAKCSFGLSSGKFLGYLMTRIGIEANPDQIRAITEMSSPRTKKEVHKLASRLAALNRSVSRSSDRFKPFFDILKKVVNFGWTDECEKAFNEIKQYLSTPPVLVSPKTGQLIGVYLAATENAVSAVLFVTDPHENPVYFVSKSLTGAETRRLAIWSNFLGAYEIKYEIRTADKGHALAALLADFPVDDIQKVTEKEEELFKPIEPAIDQTGGESAMEVDTPEPLLTVFTDGPSNVGGAGVGCVILTPEAAIIGLKAVKQLDAKNVKLVTDFMLVVNQFLGTYRAKEERMALYLDHMRELANEFDQFSIGQRPRLENRHVDALAYLSSAVETDTTRFVVVDFQELPSISDSHLVLALEHPRGGERETTSARGDTYNVDSNMDVDSLVIDDSGSPAENTSDWRQPYVRYLITSELPEDEHLASKVKKNAWRYSMIEGELYRKPVALEPFLRCVSAEKGQHILAEAHEGICGNHSGWSSLAHMILTQGYFWPYMKKDAK; encoded by the exons ATGGGAGAGGACGCAGCTGAACCCCCAACAATTGAGAAACTGATCGAAGTCCAGATTGGAGATGAGGAGTACAAAACAACATTCGTAGGAGCAGACCTTACTGCACATGAACGTGATGGTATGATTACATTGCTAAGGGCAAACACCAACGTTTTCGCATGGAGTTTTGCTGAGATTCCCGGAATAGATCCGAATATAGCCTGCCACAGGCTAAATATCGATGAGAAGTTCCATCCAGTTCGTCAGAAAATCAGGAATACGGTGCAAAGCAAAAAATATGGAGTTAATGCTGAAGTTGAAAAGCTGTTAGAAGCGGGCTTTATTCGACCAGTGCAGTATCCTCGCTCGCTGTCCAATGTCGTAcatgttccaaagaaaaatgGTAAAATTCGT GATCAAGAGAATACTGCGTTTGTAATTTATAGAGGAGTTTACTACTACACTGTAATGCCGTTCGGGCTAAAGAACGCAGGGGCGACCTACCAACATTTGGTGGACAATATGTTCAAGGATTTGATTGGGAAGACGATGGGAGTATACATCAACGATATGGTGGTGAAATCTGATCAAAAGGATTCGTATTTTCTCGACCTGCAGAAGACGTTTGATATCCTGTGGCAATATCGAATGAAGCTTAATTCAGCGAAATGTTCGTTCGGGCTATCCTCGGGAAAGTTCCTTGGATACTTGATGACGCGCATAGGAATTGAGGCGAATCCGGATCAAATCAGAGCCATCACAGAGATGTCATCCCCAAGAACGAAGAAGGAGGTCCATAAGCTAGCAAGTCGATTAGCAGCTTTAAATCGTTCCGTTTCACGCTCGTCGGATCGATTCAAACCATTCTTTGATATTTTGAAGAAAGTAGTGAATTTTGGTTGGACAGATGAGTGCGAGAAGGCTTTCAATGAGATCAAGCAGTATCTGTCAACTCCTCCAGTTTTGGTGAGTCCAAAAACTGGACAACTGATCGGAGTTTATTTGGCTGCAACGGAGAACGCTGTAAGTGCAGTGCTGTTTGTTACGGATCCACATGAAAATCCTGTTTACTTCGTCAGCAAATCTTTGACGGGGGCGGAAACACG CCGACTAGCCATATGGTCAAATTTTCTCGGGGCGTATGAAATCAAGTACGAGATCAGAACTGCAGATAAGGGACACGCCCTGGCTGCACTGCTAGCAGATTTTCCTGTGGACGACATACAAAAAGTTACCGAAAAAGAAGAGGAGTTGTTCAAACCCATAGAGCCAGCCATCGATCAGACTGGGGGCGAGTCCGCAATGGAGGTCGATACACCTGAACCTTTATTGACTGTATTTACCGATGGTCCATCGAATGTTGGTGGAGCTGGAGTTGGATGTGTCATCCTTACTCCTGAAG CTGCAATTATCGGTTTAAAGGCTGTCAAACAGTTAGATGCGAAGAACGTGAAGCTGGTGACTGATTTCATGCTAGTAGTCAACCAGTTTCTGGGGACCTACAGAGCCAAGGAAGAGAGGATGGCCTTGTATTTGGATCATATGAGAGAGTTAGCAAATGAGTTCGACCAATTCTCTATTGGGCAGCGACCGCGGTTGGAAAACAGGCACGTGGATGCTTTAGCATATCTTTCTTCCGCAGTCGAAACTGATACCACACGTTTCGTTGTGGTAGATTTCCAAGAGTTACCTAGCATCTCCGACAGCCACCTTGTTCTGGCTCTCGAACACCCTAGGGGGGGCGAGAGGGAAACTACATCAGCACGGGGAGATACCTATAACGTTGACAGCAATATGGATGTTGACAGCCTAGTGATAGATGATTCAGGCAGTCCTGCTGAAAACACTTCAGACTGGCGTCAACCTTATGTTCGGTATTTGATAACCAGTGAACTCCCggaagatgagcatcttgcttcAAAAGTGAAGAAGAATGCTTGGAGATATTCAATGATCGAGGGTGAGCTGTACCGCAAACCTGTAGCTTTGGAGCCATTTTTGCGGTGCGTATCGGCCGAAAAAGGGCAACATATATTGGCGGAGGctcatgaaggaatatgtggcaaCCATTCTGGATGGAGCAGTCTCGCGCATATGATACTCACTCAGGGATACTTCTGGCCATACATGAAGAAAGATGCTAAATAA
- the LOC113282141 gene encoding uncharacterized protein LOC113282141: MPHIVPSGNRKEESIRQFTRRFKQEVADVDGANDQVVIAAYKQAYQYDKRGVYGSLVKRPANILEELYDRAEEYARVEDDSKARETRDVNRSSNHPNNGKKEKVVRENKQGFEPPRPLPAETRDKRDRRKYCKFHKDHGHKTENCRDLQIEVQRMIDAGKLQEYVKKDFGKGLGQFGAAHVINAHVINLSHARIHSMTRRASEDETKRKLRQLKEWYLKNHIDFFSGNGTEIREFGCTNIEFSAADMIGAYSSMNLPHDLIKEDENPIIGFSGEVTKAIGKVKIPITVADKFVLGNFLLLDCRDPYNAIVGRDWMHEIGAVTSSYHQCLKFITPEGVVKVTSDQMAAHKCHKSAMDEYKKSEVSGNQIMRVEKK; this comes from the exons ATGCCACACATTGTTCCTTCTGGCAATCGGAAGGAGGAAAGCATCAGACAGTTTACTCGACGCTTCAAGCAAGAGGTGGCCGATGTGGATGGTGCCAACGATCAAGTCGTCATCGCGGCTTACAAACAGGCATACCAATATGATAAAAGGGGTGTGTACGGTTCTTTGGTCAAGAGACCAGCAAATATTTTGGAAGAGTTGTACGATCGAGCAGAAGAATACGCTCGTGTAGAGGATGACTCTAAAGCTCGAGAGACGAGAGATGTCAACAGATCATCCAATCATCCAAACAATGGGAAGAAAGAAAA AGTTGTACGAGAAAATAAGCAAGGATTTGAGCCCCCTCGTCCTTTGCCAGCAGAGACACGTGATAAACGTGATAGGAGAAAATACTGCAAGTTCCATAAAGACCATGGTCACAAGACCGAGAATTGCCGCGATTTACAGATCGAGGTCCAGCGAATGATCGACGCTGGAAAGCTGCAAGAGTACGTGAAAAAGGATTTCGGGAAAGGTCTTGGACAGTTTGGCGCAGCACATGTGATTAACGCACATGTGATTAACCTCAGTCACGCTAGGATCCATTCAATGACCAGGCGGGCGTCGGAAGACGAAACCAAGAGAAAACTCAGGCAGTTAAAAGAATGGTACTTGAAAAATCACATCGATTTTTTCAGTGGCAATGGAACAGAAATTCGGGAGTTTGGGTGCACAAATATCGAGTTCTCTGCAGCAGACATGATAG GAGCTTATTCCTCTATGAATCTCCCACACGACTTGATCAAAGAGGATGAAAATCCAATTATCGGTTTCAGTGGCGAAGTTACAAAGGCGATTGGAAAAGTGAAGATACCTATAACAGTGGCTGACAAGTTCGTTCTAGGCAATTTCCTGTTGCTTGACTGTAGAGATCCCTACAATGCGATCGTGGGACGAGACTGGATGCATGAGATCGGTGCAGTCACATCCTCATATCATCAATGTTTGAAGTTTATTACCCCTGAAGGAGTCGTGAAAGTTACAAGCGACCAGATGGCCGCACACAAGTGTCACAAGAGTGCAATGGATGAGTACAAGAAGTCAGAAGTTAGCGGAAACCAAATCATGCGAGTCGAGAAAAAATAG